From the genome of Leptodactylus fuscus isolate aLepFus1 chromosome 1, aLepFus1.hap2, whole genome shotgun sequence, one region includes:
- the PHAX gene encoding phosphorylated adapter RNA export protein: protein MALESSRAMMEDEELEDGELSGSDTDMKVSKPADKAPVQRFNVGNDDKGYRSNASLPTNVPYRNIKNVDSSDDSASDSDEDDGSPWKRKRQKTCNPPRNVSKPTQFMFPGQNKQPKNNIWGAVLQEQTQEAVANELGIMDMDGQIDMSRQSETYNYVLAKKLMAKSEDEEKLSLDKELEEYMNEDKEHAPKEENGHLKRKRPIKERLGEKLEMDYKGRYEITETDSDDKVADEIAYRLREPKKELIERVVKTIGVKKAIELLIETAEVEQNGGLFVMNGTRRRTPGGVYLNLLKNTPSITSSQVKEIFYMENQKELESKKAAKKRRRHILGKKMKEAIKGLNFQEHDDTSRETFASDTNEALASLDDENAEMKPETEDAIEIDNSHDLETF from the exons ATGGCGCTGGAAAGCAGCCGGGCAATGATGGAGGATGAAGAATTGGAAGACGGAGAACTCAGCGGCTCCGACACCGACATGAAGGTGTCAAAGCCGGCAGACAAAGCTCCAGTGCAG AGGTTTAATGTTGGCAACGATGATAAAGGATACAGGAGTAACGCGTCACTTCCAACTAATGTCCCTTATAGGAATATCAAGAACGTTGACTCTAGTGATGATAGTGCAAGTGACTCTGATGAGGATGACGGTTCTCCATGGAAACGGAAACGCCAGAAGACTTGCAATCCTCCCCGTAATGTTTCCAAACCAACCCAGTTCATGTTTCCCGGTCAAAACAAGCAACCAAAGAATAACATCTGGGGGGCTGTGCTTCAAGAACAGACCCAGGAGGCTGTAGCAAATGAGCTTGGGATCATGGACATGGATGGCCAAATAGATATGAGCAGGCAGTCAGAGACTTATAATTATgttctcgccaaaaaactcatggCAAAGTCAGAAGATGAAGAAAAGCTGAGTTTAGACAAAGAATTGGAAGAATATATGAATGAAGATAAAGAGCATGCACCAAAAGAAGAAAATGGGCACTTAAAGCGGAAGCGACCCATAAAAGAGAGATTAGGTGAAAAGTTAGAAATGGACTACAAAGGTCGATATGAAATAACTGAGACTGATTCGGACGACAAAGTTGCTGATGAGATTGCATACAG ACTCCGAGAACCCAAGAAAGAATTGATAGAGCGAGTTGTAAAAACCATTGGCGTAAAAAAGGCAATAGAGCTCCTTATAGAAACAGCAGAAGTAGAACAAAATGGTGGCCTTTTTGTGATG AATGGAACCAGGAGGAGAACCCCCGGAGGTGTTTATTTAAATCTCCTGAAAAATACCCCAAGTATTACATCTAGTCAAGTAAAG GAAATATTTTACATGGAAAACCAGAAGGAATTGGAAAGTAAGAAGGCTGCAAAAAAGAGAAGACGTCACATACTGGGGAAGAAAATGAAAGAAGCCATCAAAGGTCTTAATTTTcaagaacatgatgacacatcaAGAGAAACCTTTGCCAGTGACACAAATGAAGCTTTAGCATCCTTGGATGATGAAAACGCTGAAATGAAACCTGAGACTGAAGACGCCATCGAGATTGACAATTCCCATGACCTAGAAACCTTTTAA